The genomic interval GAAGGTGCTTTAAAAAGGCCATTTAACTGGTTTCCTCCACCAGCTCCAAAAATATGCTTAGGACCTGTGGTTAAATCACCATTTATACTAAAATAGGAGTTATCCAGCGCTGTTAATGCACCGTTTCCATCACCGTCATATACTGCAGCCATGGCTGCTATTGCTCTATTAAACTCAGAGAATGTAAAATCACCGTCAAAACCACTGCTTAATGTGAAAATTATTTCACTATTGTTTAATTCTTGGTTTGCTTCATCAAGAAGATTTCTAACAAATGAAAGAACTTCACTTTCACTAAGTAATGGACCTAAATTCTCAGGGTTTGCTGTATCAACACGAGCCGTTCCATAAGATTTGATCATTTGTATTAATTCGTAAGCAATCAAAGTTTTTGCAAATCCAGTATATCCATTGCGTTCTTGTTCGTCAATATTATTAGAATTAGTTGCAGCTTCAATAAGCAAATTAGCGTTTTTAATACAACGATAACTACCGTTCCATTGCGTAGTGCTGTAAAAAGAGTTATTGTCGAGCTGAATGCCATCTTTACCTAATAAGTCTCCAGTATTACGTGGGTCAGCATCAAATAGGTATAGCTCTCTAGCCATAGTTCCACTAGCAGTTGTCTCTACTGCTATGCCATTTCTTAAAGTGGATTCTACTCCTACTACAAGTTCATTAAGTTGCCCTCTCGTAGCATTTTGGATCACCCCATCTACACTAGGGCCATCTGGATCTATTACCTCATCTAGCGAGCAAGATGTCACTATTAACAGCGTAGCGGAAATTGCCAGTGCTTTTGAAATATTATATATATTATTTTTCATGATATTATTAATTAAAAATTTACATTCAAGTGAAAAAAGAACTGTCTTGTACTTGGAAAAGGAGTTACCTCAATTCCAGAAGATAGGCCTTGACCTCCATTTACAGAGACCTCTGGATCGTAACTGCTATAGTCAGTAACTGTAAAAATATTTCGACCTGAAACGCCTATTTTAACACCTTCAATTGCATTTCCTAAAACTCTTGTAAATATGTTTTTAGGGAGTCTATAATATACAGCGGCTTCTCTTAAACGCAAGTAGCCAGCAGGCTCTACGAATCGGATAGCATTGGCAGGACTCTCACGGCGTGCTTGTCCTGAAGGGGTCTCAAGATCTGGAGTAGTTCTTCCAATATCTGTTAAGTATTTTGAGAGGTTTAAATTTTCACCTCCAGACTTCAATTGAAATAATAAAGAAAGGTCGAAATTTTTATAGAAAGTCATGTTATTGCTCCATCCCATTTGAAAGTCTGGCTCTGTATTTCCTACCTGAGTAGGCTCAACTACGCCATCCTCGTCAAGATCTAAATTACCAACTATTTGAGTCACTGGTTGACCTTCCTCAATATATA from Dokdonia sp. Hel_I_53 carries:
- a CDS encoding RagB/SusD family nutrient uptake outer membrane protein produces the protein MKNNIYNISKALAISATLLIVTSCSLDEVIDPDGPSVDGVIQNATRGQLNELVVGVESTLRNGIAVETTASGTMARELYLFDADPRNTGDLLGKDGIQLDNNSFYSTTQWNGSYRCIKNANLLIEAATNSNNIDEQERNGYTGFAKTLIAYELIQMIKSYGTARVDTANPENLGPLLSESEVLSFVRNLLDEANQELNNSEIIFTLSSGFDGDFTFSEFNRAIAAMAAVYDGDGNGALTALDNSYFSINGDLTTGPKHIFGAGGGNQLNGLFKAPSNTVEDQNNGDNIIVHDSWINDAESGDSRVTTKTALRPDPTASVDGLTGAYETRLYSSQTAPIDILRNEELILIYAEASILAGNFDDAVTALSRIRTSATLDPYTGDESEAALTSELLRQRRYSLWAENSRLYDVRRYNLEGSLPIDRSGDQVFTTLPVPLAENN